DNA sequence from the Juglans microcarpa x Juglans regia isolate MS1-56 chromosome 5S, Jm3101_v1.0, whole genome shotgun sequence genome:
TAAAATCTCTGCCTGGTCCTCAGATGGCAATGCAAGAATTATTGATACAAATGTGGATTCCAAGGATTGCCATAGCTCACCATCTATTTTAATTGCCAGAGCATCCTCGCTGTTAGTTGTGACACAGTCAATCAATGGTTTTGTGACCCTCGCAAATGGAAGCCACACCTTCACCATATGAAGCCGTTTTGCAGTTGGCATTATAACAGTGCCATAGCCAATTGCCTCTAAAACTTTCGCTGCAACTTCAATAACCTTGCACTTTATCTCAGTAATTTCAGCAGTTGAACTGGCTTGCTCAACAACCTTAACTATCTTATCCGATGCATCAACCCAGTTGTTGACAAATTCTCTCATAATTTCCAGCTTATTCAATATCTGACCAGCCCATGACAAATCAGATAGATGGGATTGAAATGACTGCATTATTCCTGCCTCACAAACCGATTCCACAGGTTCACATAATAAAGTTTCTAATAGGTTGTtgaatctggaaaatagtttctttaCACATTCTTTCACCTCCAATTTTATCCCATCATCAGCAGTCAATAAAGGGGCATCATCATCTTCAGTTAGCATGTATTCAAGCTGCTCCTGAGCTGAAGTTTTAAGATCATTCATGGCTGGAGGAGGGGATGATGTGGCAAATCGGATGGCCGAGAAAAAAATCCCCATGATAGCTGAGGGATTGACTGGCTGCAGACGGGCAAGAATGGGCTCTGCTTGTAATCCCATGCGTggtatgatttttaaaatttcctcCTCCTCGGCCTCTTCCCAAGGCACAGCTTCCAAGTATTTTACACAAGCAGTAACAATTTGTGGGCAACCAAGCTCAACAGCCACCTGGAGTATGCCAAGGGCATTTCTAACACCATGCCAAATGTCATCCAAATCTAAGCCGTCTACACCAACATAGAGAAGGCGTAGAACATTGACATAGTAGTCAAAGTCAGATTCATGGCAGTAAACTTCAACACAGTTGCGTGAGTCAAGGATCTGACATGTCGGCCAATTCTCAGAGAGGCGGTCAGCAAAATACTTGCTTTTTTCTATGAGTAGGTGGGAGTGACAGTACATCCAATCATCTCGGCCATCCTGTGTTCGCAGTCTCACAACTACATCACTTGTTGATCGGTCACCGATCTTGCTAGGAACCCCTGTTTCATTTACCTGAAAGCAAGGACAGGTATGAGGTACAGGAAAAACAAGGCAACTGAGTAGTCAGCGTTTGAGGTCAAGACATTctttgaatgtataaaatgGCATTAACTTTGTGAGTTTAACTTCCAAGTGGCTGtctaataaaacaaaaaaaaagtgttcATAAAGTTTGCTTCTGGTAGTGGACAAAACCACTCGACAGTACCAAAAAATAGTGCAGTGGTTCAGCTAGCTTTTAACAAACAACAGAGaacagaaaataaaggaaagttCAGCAATCTTATGTCAGTTtgatgaaaataacaaagaaatatGATGATAAGACCacaaaaattaaacatgaaaaatCACGTGCAAAACTTACAGGAGAGTCCATGGGAGCAATGGGCACTAAAGAATGCATCTTTTATGCATTAACATTACGGAACCTGAGAACAACCTACATTAAAAATCAACTTGAGTGTATTATTACAAACACATGATCGGCAACAAGTAATGGAACCAGAACAACAAGACATGCCAAATCTTGTAGTAATT
Encoded proteins:
- the LOC121268043 gene encoding BTB/POZ domain-containing protein At3g05675, whose amino-acid sequence is MHSLVPIAPMDSPVNETGVPSKIGDRSTSDVVVRLRTQDGRDDWMYCHSHLLIEKSKYFADRLSENWPTCQILDSRNCVEVYCHESDFDYYVNVLRLLYVGVDGLDLDDIWHGVRNALGILQVAVELGCPQIVTACVKYLEAVPWEEAEEEEILKIIPRMGLQAEPILARLQPVNPSAIMGIFFSAIRFATSSPPPAMNDLKTSAQEQLEYMLTEDDDAPLLTADDGIKLEVKECVKKLFSRFNNLLETLLCEPVESVCEAGIMQSFQSHLSDLSWAGQILNKLEIMREFVNNWVDASDKIVKVVEQASSTAEITEIKCKVIEVAAKVLEAIGYGTVIMPTAKRLHMVKVWLPFARVTKPLIDCVTTNSEDALAIKIDGELWQSLESTFVSIILALPSEDQAEILTEWLGSEHIRYPDLIEAFEVWCYRSKVAKRRLSLVTCNNGITHTL